In a genomic window of Corynebacterium lizhenjunii:
- a CDS encoding HNH endonuclease family protein, producing MRTASSPTLPTSLLHILTTIISLLGMVAVPSPISYAHAQLATLEIKGRAPHTGYSRAEFGQRWSDDVDVEFGHNGCDTRNDILTRDLDNRTYKPRTRNCVVLTGTLKDPYTGKTIAFQRGKDTSAAVQIDHVVPLADAWQKGAQSWDAQTRRNFANDPRNLLAVDGPANMQKKASDAATWLPPNKAYRCDYARRIIDVKAAYSLWVTQAEHDALLRQLGTCRS from the coding sequence ATGCGCACCGCTTCTTCCCCCACCCTTCCCACCTCACTCCTTCACATCCTGACCACCATTATCTCCCTGCTCGGCATGGTGGCCGTACCCTCCCCCATCAGCTACGCCCACGCCCAACTTGCCACACTGGAAATCAAAGGCCGCGCACCCCACACCGGCTACTCGCGCGCCGAATTTGGGCAGCGCTGGTCCGACGATGTCGACGTCGAATTTGGCCACAACGGCTGCGATACCCGCAACGACATCCTCACCCGAGACCTGGACAACCGCACCTACAAGCCCCGCACCCGCAACTGCGTGGTGCTCACCGGCACCCTAAAAGACCCCTACACCGGCAAGACCATCGCCTTCCAACGCGGCAAGGACACCAGCGCGGCAGTCCAAATTGACCACGTGGTCCCGCTGGCCGATGCCTGGCAAAAAGGCGCCCAATCCTGGGACGCCCAGACCCGCCGCAATTTCGCCAACGACCCCCGCAACCTCCTGGCCGTCGATGGCCCAGCCAACATGCAAAAGAAGGCGAGCGATGCCGCCACCTGGCTGCCCCCGAACAAGGCTTACCGGTGCGACTACGCCCGCCGTATTATCGACGTCAAGGCCGCCTACTCCCTCTGGGTAACCCAGGCTGAGCACGACGCCCTGCTGCGTCAGCTAGGAACGTGTCGGTCCTGA
- a CDS encoding SPFH domain-containing protein: protein MIGLIVGVVVALIVLVTILDGFIIVRTREAAIIERLGKFQRVAHAGLNFKMPYIDRVRDKISLQVRQLDVMVETKTKDNVFVQIPTAVQYQVVEGREREAYYMLSNHEQQIVAYVQDNVRSSVANMNLDDSFSSKDTIAQNVAESLRDNMAEYGWNFVNTLVTDIRPDARVRESMNSINAAQREREAAIAQAEAEKIRVVKEAEGAAEAKKLQGRGVAEQRKEIVEGIAQQFALLREAGVEENPEILMLISQYLDAMVDVADRSHTNVMYMPSNPQGMLDLFGGMRDALLATNRIQSGPTRS from the coding sequence ATGATTGGGTTAATCGTGGGCGTCGTGGTGGCGCTCATTGTCCTGGTGACCATTCTGGACGGCTTTATTATCGTGCGCACCCGGGAGGCGGCGATTATCGAGCGCCTGGGCAAGTTCCAGCGGGTGGCACACGCGGGCCTGAATTTTAAGATGCCCTATATTGACCGCGTCCGCGACAAGATTAGTTTGCAGGTCCGCCAGCTGGATGTGATGGTGGAGACCAAGACTAAGGACAATGTCTTTGTGCAGATTCCCACCGCGGTGCAGTATCAGGTGGTCGAAGGCCGCGAGCGCGAGGCGTATTACATGCTGTCCAACCATGAGCAGCAGATTGTGGCTTATGTGCAGGATAATGTGCGTTCCTCGGTGGCGAATATGAACTTGGATGACTCGTTTTCTTCCAAGGACACCATCGCCCAGAATGTGGCGGAGTCCCTGCGGGACAACATGGCTGAGTACGGCTGGAACTTTGTTAATACCCTGGTCACGGACATTCGTCCGGATGCACGTGTGCGCGAGTCTATGAACTCCATCAACGCCGCGCAGCGAGAGCGCGAGGCTGCGATTGCCCAGGCGGAAGCGGAGAAGATCCGCGTGGTCAAGGAAGCCGAGGGTGCTGCGGAGGCGAAGAAGCTCCAGGGCCGCGGCGTGGCGGAGCAGCGCAAGGAGATTGTGGAGGGCATCGCCCAGCAATTTGCCCTACTACGTGAGGCTGGGGTGGAAGAAAACCCGGAGATCCTCATGCTGATTTCCCAGTACCTGGATGCGATGGTGGATGTGGCGGACCGCTCCCACACCAATGTGATGTATATGCCGTCTAATCCGCAGGGAATGCTGGACCTGTTTGGTGGTATGCGCGATGCGCTCCTGGCTACTAATCGGATTCAGTCAGGACCGACACGTTCCTAG
- a CDS encoding alpha/beta fold hydrolase, with protein MSTPEIRRFGHTFKEHTLTVPWDYDNPEGGTFELFAREIIPPGGQDYPVIVYLQGGPGFPAPRPYGTNGEFGGVLGAAAKKYRWILLDQRGTGRSHRIDGASPEEDRSVERLRLLRQDNIVRDAEALREHLGIKRWTLFGQSFGGFCITAYVSLAPESVEHAYLTGGLPTLDKPVDELYRATYRKLLARQNRFYAEIPWARARVEEIIHHLDNSEELLPTGERLSSRRFRTIGIELGQGTGFDSLAYLLEDPFHPHGGEKRLRTDFLAGVGQRVSFADGPLYAAIHESIYGGVGGAGATNWSAQRVREEFPEFAEDGTYLTGEHIYSWQFEEDPALRPFAQGAQDLAQYHWQASPYDAAVLADAPATAAAAVYLDDIYVPFEESMATAATYRDLRLHVTNKYQHNGIGVDGAGIFTELQLLVDDH; from the coding sequence ATGTCCACACCTGAAATCCGCCGTTTCGGCCATACATTCAAAGAGCACACCCTGACCGTCCCGTGGGATTACGACAATCCTGAGGGCGGGACTTTTGAGTTGTTCGCCCGCGAAATCATCCCGCCGGGAGGGCAGGACTACCCGGTCATTGTGTACCTGCAGGGCGGCCCGGGTTTTCCAGCGCCGCGCCCCTATGGCACGAACGGGGAGTTTGGCGGCGTGTTGGGGGCCGCGGCCAAGAAGTACCGCTGGATTTTGTTGGACCAGCGTGGCACGGGACGTTCCCACCGCATTGATGGTGCCTCCCCGGAGGAAGATCGGAGTGTGGAGCGTCTGCGCCTGTTGCGCCAGGACAACATTGTCCGCGACGCGGAGGCCCTGCGCGAGCACCTGGGCATTAAGCGTTGGACCCTATTTGGGCAGAGCTTTGGCGGTTTTTGTATTACGGCGTATGTGTCGCTGGCCCCGGAGTCGGTGGAGCACGCCTACCTCACGGGTGGGCTGCCCACGCTGGATAAGCCGGTAGATGAGCTCTACCGCGCCACGTACCGCAAGCTGCTGGCCCGCCAGAATCGTTTCTATGCTGAAATTCCGTGGGCGCGGGCGCGGGTGGAGGAAATCATCCACCACCTGGATAATTCTGAGGAGTTGCTGCCCACCGGCGAGCGCCTGAGTTCCCGGCGTTTCCGTACTATCGGCATTGAGCTGGGGCAGGGTACGGGTTTTGATTCGCTGGCGTACTTGTTGGAGGATCCGTTCCACCCGCACGGCGGCGAAAAGCGCCTGCGTACGGACTTTTTGGCGGGAGTGGGCCAGCGGGTGAGTTTTGCGGACGGCCCGCTGTATGCCGCGATCCATGAGTCGATTTATGGCGGCGTGGGCGGCGCGGGGGCTACCAATTGGTCTGCGCAGCGGGTGCGCGAGGAGTTCCCGGAGTTCGCAGAGGACGGCACTTACCTGACCGGCGAGCACATCTATTCGTGGCAGTTCGAGGAGGATCCTGCCTTGCGTCCCTTTGCTCAAGGCGCGCAGGATTTGGCGCAGTACCACTGGCAGGCGTCGCCGTATGATGCCGCCGTGCTTGCCGATGCCCCCGCCACCGCCGCGGCCGCTGTCTACCTCGACGATATTTACGTCCCCTTTGAAGAATCCATGGCCACTGCGGCTACCTACCGGGACTTGCGCCTGCACGTGACCAATAAGTACCAGCACAACGGCATTGGTGTTGATGGGGCGGGGATTTTCACGGAGCTGCAACTGTTGGTGGATGACCATTAA
- a CDS encoding DUF3817 domain-containing protein has product MNTPTPATHHPQRQARVSTALNIFSVLAWVTGVFLIALVIRMVCQYLLNMDIPAWATWIAIAHGWVYMAYVVSVLNLGMKALWPFSRMILTALAGVVPFFSFVMEAKRRRQVKAEFGL; this is encoded by the coding sequence ATGAATACCCCCACCCCCGCCACCCATCACCCACAGCGCCAGGCCCGTGTCTCCACCGCCTTGAACATTTTTTCCGTACTGGCGTGGGTGACGGGTGTCTTCCTCATCGCGCTCGTCATCCGCATGGTCTGCCAGTACCTGCTCAACATGGACATTCCGGCCTGGGCTACGTGGATTGCCATTGCCCACGGCTGGGTCTACATGGCCTACGTGGTCAGCGTGCTCAACCTGGGTATGAAGGCGCTGTGGCCGTTTAGCCGGATGATCCTCACCGCCCTTGCTGGCGTAGTGCCGTTCTTCTCCTTCGTGATGGAGGCCAAGCGCCGCCGCCAGGTCAAGGCAGAGTTCGGCCTCTAG
- a CDS encoding HNH endonuclease signature motif containing protein translates to MNFETLLAGQGPVIDALAGFAGHSVEDLTADGLCPFVARKYVTLYNTYYGPTTYTGLQYKALTAARTQGHSAEALDFIESKTKRVSDKLAKWKLRVKLCKTPAAQIEAVAREQLKKLAKPREVKEGVKLTHHANGLATLKATGKSVDIMDVHAVVDPQDQVESFLAAFRGGGAGKQRYIPIIPIYLDQICEFVDRMHNPGRYPTDADIRVRASNGAILTGKDLLERLCLDYGFIAALSREHGPLDLYRYSRTANSKQRLLLLAEGAECSWIDCHLPFDKCQIHHIQPWNQGGQTNMSNLTPLCPHHNGANEDHPPDGIPIARGRMVRMGTGVGWQAPGGAPPIQTRPTAAPPSATPTNYQPTDSPPETHHQATPPPQAHHQATPPEAHRQATPPPES, encoded by the coding sequence ATGAACTTCGAGACACTACTTGCGGGCCAAGGCCCCGTCATCGACGCCCTAGCCGGATTCGCCGGCCACAGCGTCGAAGACCTCACCGCAGATGGGCTGTGTCCGTTTGTCGCACGCAAGTACGTCACGCTGTACAACACCTACTACGGACCCACCACCTACACTGGCCTGCAATACAAAGCCCTAACCGCCGCCCGCACCCAAGGACACTCCGCTGAAGCCTTAGACTTCATCGAGTCCAAAACCAAGCGAGTTAGTGACAAACTCGCCAAATGGAAACTACGCGTCAAACTGTGCAAAACGCCTGCCGCACAAATTGAGGCCGTTGCGCGCGAGCAGTTGAAGAAACTAGCTAAGCCACGTGAGGTTAAAGAAGGCGTAAAACTCACCCATCACGCTAATGGCCTGGCCACGCTCAAAGCCACAGGCAAGTCTGTCGACATTATGGACGTCCACGCCGTAGTAGACCCTCAAGACCAAGTAGAAAGCTTCCTGGCAGCCTTCAGGGGCGGGGGCGCTGGCAAACAACGCTACATCCCGATCATCCCTATCTACCTGGATCAGATTTGTGAGTTCGTCGACCGGATGCACAACCCCGGCCGGTACCCCACCGATGCCGATATCCGCGTCCGCGCCTCCAACGGCGCCATCCTCACCGGCAAAGACCTCCTGGAGCGGTTGTGCCTGGACTACGGGTTTATCGCAGCGCTATCGCGTGAGCACGGCCCGTTGGACTTGTACCGCTATTCGCGTACCGCTAACTCTAAGCAACGCTTATTGCTGCTCGCAGAAGGTGCGGAATGCTCCTGGATAGACTGTCACTTGCCGTTTGATAAGTGCCAGATCCACCACATCCAGCCCTGGAACCAGGGTGGCCAGACCAACATGTCGAATTTGACACCGTTGTGTCCGCATCATAACGGTGCTAATGAGGACCACCCACCAGATGGCATCCCGATAGCCCGGGGTCGGATGGTGCGCATGGGTACCGGGGTTGGGTGGCAAGCACCCGGTGGCGCCCCACCCATACAAACCCGGCCCACAGCAGCACCGCCATCAGCCACACCCACCAACTACCAACCCACCGACTCCCCACCGGAAACCCACCACCAGGCCACACCACCACCGCAAGCCCACCACCAGGCAACACCACCGGAAGCCCACCGCCAGGCGACACCGCCACCGGAAAGCTAA
- a CDS encoding DUF418 domain-containing protein has translation MHIENRIHGIDLARGLAIIGMVYVHLGRYDFPGSQIFSGYASALFATLAGVSVALMMSRAEDLRLARYRLVLRGVIIMAIGVVLSAIQMPVVVVLTAIAWILMLLGPVAGWRLRNLFLLEGALVFGGPALVLLVHTLGYGSDLLDGTYPLLAWLAYGTAGIIIHRTLLDNHRRQALVAVVGFALVAGTYPWRYDHTVDLPYVSLMPHSGGVGDVVCSIAWSAAVVSVCLLVATPDWSSQLLYPLRALGSMALSIYIVHVITAGWLLGGVAPGLDSAGEETYSEGPMPWEDYQSAVAEAKGFDELYEAENQWWEKHQGPVDPGAIDEPSTNWAFWATVLGGMFFATAWKTKFRRGPAEAAIAKVLAKA, from the coding sequence CCCGGGGTCTAGCCATTATTGGCATGGTCTACGTCCACCTAGGACGCTACGATTTCCCGGGTTCGCAGATATTCTCCGGTTACGCCTCGGCGCTATTTGCCACCCTGGCGGGGGTCTCGGTGGCACTGATGATGTCGCGTGCAGAAGACCTGCGCCTCGCTCGGTATCGGTTGGTGCTGCGCGGGGTCATCATCATGGCCATCGGGGTGGTGCTTAGCGCAATCCAGATGCCCGTGGTGGTGGTCCTCACGGCCATCGCCTGGATCCTGATGCTGCTGGGGCCAGTCGCCGGCTGGCGGCTGCGCAACCTCTTCCTCCTGGAAGGTGCGCTGGTCTTTGGCGGCCCGGCACTAGTTTTGCTGGTGCACACCCTGGGCTACGGCAGTGACCTCCTCGATGGCACCTACCCGCTGCTGGCATGGTTGGCTTATGGCACAGCGGGTATCATCATCCATCGCACTCTGTTGGATAACCACCGCCGCCAAGCGCTAGTGGCGGTGGTGGGCTTTGCCCTCGTGGCAGGCACTTATCCGTGGCGTTATGACCACACGGTGGACTTGCCTTATGTTTCCTTGATGCCGCACTCGGGTGGCGTGGGGGACGTAGTGTGTTCCATTGCGTGGTCTGCAGCCGTGGTTAGCGTGTGTCTGCTGGTTGCTACCCCGGACTGGTCTAGCCAACTGCTCTACCCCCTGCGCGCCCTGGGGTCGATGGCGCTGAGTATCTATATTGTCCACGTGATTACAGCAGGGTGGCTGCTTGGTGGTGTGGCTCCCGGGCTGGACAGCGCTGGCGAGGAGACTTACAGCGAAGGCCCCATGCCGTGGGAGGATTATCAGTCTGCGGTGGCCGAGGCCAAGGGCTTCGACGAGCTCTACGAGGCCGAAAACCAGTGGTGGGAAAAACACCAGGGCCCCGTTGACCCGGGCGCGATTGATGAGCCCAGCACCAATTGGGCCTTCTGGGCCACCGTACTTGGGGGGATGTTCTTCGCCACTGCCTGGAAGACCAAGTTCCGCCGCGGCCCAGCCGAAGCGGCCATAGCAAAGGTCCTCGCCAAGGCATAA